From a single Candidatus Izimaplasma bacterium HR1 genomic region:
- the queG gene encoding Epoxyqueuosine reductase: MNNIILDVGEKMKDKVISILEKQTDTYSFLNVDTYIKNHKENSMHGNFDNYAFLNKFKTIITLAFPYPKKEVKYMGKGYGILARFSYSNDYHKVIASKLDEVISGLNTLGIKGYGSVDVSKIDEKYAASLSGIGYFGKHSILINPQYGSYMFLATILIDKSLNEDYKVVGSECGDCTICIDVCPSNALEDGFNRDKCISHLSQTKMPFNEEQISYFKSMIYGCDICLKACPKNKGIDFHKIEEFEPNGIENIWLEDMLLMSKKEFRKKFGNNTSHWIGASTMRRNALCIIGNQKLVEYIPKIKKSMSVYKDNLWYNKTADIVLKKLERE; encoded by the coding sequence ATGAATAATATTATATTAGATGTAGGTGAGAAGATGAAAGATAAAGTAATTAGCATTTTAGAAAAACAAACAGATACTTATTCTTTTCTTAATGTAGATACATACATAAAGAATCATAAAGAAAACAGTATGCATGGTAATTTCGATAACTATGCTTTTTTAAATAAATTTAAAACCATTATTACTTTAGCTTTTCCTTATCCAAAAAAAGAGGTTAAATATATGGGTAAAGGTTACGGTATCTTAGCTAGATTTAGTTATAGTAATGATTACCACAAAGTAATAGCATCTAAACTCGATGAAGTAATTAGTGGCTTAAACACTTTGGGAATAAAAGGATATGGGAGTGTTGATGTTAGTAAAATAGATGAAAAATATGCTGCTAGTTTAAGCGGGATAGGTTATTTTGGGAAACATAGTATATTGATTAATCCTCAATATGGTAGTTATATGTTTTTAGCAACTATTCTAATAGATAAGAGCTTAAATGAGGATTATAAAGTAGTAGGTAGTGAGTGTGGAGACTGTACTATATGTATTGATGTATGTCCTAGTAATGCACTTGAAGATGGGTTTAACCGTGATAAATGTATTTCTCATTTATCACAAACTAAAATGCCTTTTAATGAAGAACAGATATCTTATTTTAAATCGATGATTTATGGATGCGACATCTGTTTAAAAGCTTGTCCAAAAAATAAAGGAATTGATTTCCATAAAATCGAAGAATTTGAACCAAACGGTATTGAAAACATTTGGTTAGAAGATATGCTTTTAATGAGTAAGAAAGAGTTTAGAAAAAAGTTTGGTAATAATACATCCCATTGGATTGGTGCTAGTACAATGAGAAGAAATGCATTATGTATTATTGGGAATCAAAAACTAGTAGAATACATCCCTAAAATTAAGAAAAGTATGAGTGTATATAAGGATAATTTATGGTATAATAAAACAGCTGATATTGTCCTTAAAAAGCTTGAAAGAGAGTGA
- the trmL gene encoding tRNA (cytidine(34)-2'-O)-methyltransferase, with translation MNHVVLYHPEIPQNTGNIMRTCAATNMTLHLIEPLGFSLDIKHVRRSAANYMEHVTYKVYKDFNHFLEENKNGKYFFLTRYGQKSPDQMDYKCEEDVYLIFGSESSGIPKEILKDHLDTCLRLPMTEKVRSLNLSNTVAVLAYEVLRQQGYNDLYSYEPESLKGKDWIIK, from the coding sequence ATGAATCATGTAGTTTTATACCATCCAGAAATACCACAAAATACTGGAAACATTATGAGAACTTGTGCTGCTACTAATATGACATTACATTTAATTGAACCTTTAGGGTTTAGTTTAGATATAAAGCATGTTAGAAGAAGTGCTGCTAATTATATGGAACATGTTACCTATAAAGTATATAAAGATTTTAACCATTTTTTAGAAGAGAATAAAAATGGGAAGTATTTCTTTTTAACTAGATATGGGCAAAAAAGTCCTGATCAAATGGATTATAAATGTGAAGAAGATGTTTATTTAATCTTTGGTAGTGAATCTAGTGGAATCCCTAAAGAAATCTTAAAAGATCATTTAGATACCTGTTTACGTTTACCAATGACAGAAAAAGTAAGAAGTTTAAATTTAAGTAATACTGTTGCAGTTTTAGCATATGAAGTATTACGTCAACAAGGATATAATGACTTATATTCTTACGAACCAGAAAGTTTAAAAGGAAAAGATTGGATTATTAAATAA
- the cshB gene encoding DEAD-box ATP-dependent RNA helicase CshB: protein MNINKDYILKAVKKLGFNKFTEVQEKVIPVARKRTDIIGCSQTGSGKTHAFLIPIFENLDLIEKDVQVVICSPTRELANQIYKNAKQIAEESETFIDIRKYTGGSNRTKEVERLKKSQPAIVIGTPGKIKDLAVKENVLNIYKADTFVVDEADMALEIGFLEDIDTIAGLMKDELQMMVFSATIPEKLKPFLRKYMNNPYEVYIKPRELSSLNIEHIFLPIKSSERYTVLERLVGVINPYVAIIFCNTKEVVEELGSKLYAKGLKVTKIHGNIPPRERKRVMERINKGEFQYVVASDIASRGIDIDGVSHVINYELPKDMEFYIHRSGRTGRANYTGMAISLYSTNANDGNYIDFLENKGIKIVYKDIKNDELVDRRERKERIKREHVTAGFDKNTVNVKKKNKKVKPGYKKRYHSKLQREKMKSIRKRGK from the coding sequence ATGAATATTAATAAAGACTATATATTAAAGGCTGTAAAAAAGCTAGGATTCAACAAATTTACTGAGGTTCAGGAAAAAGTAATTCCTGTAGCTAGAAAACGAACTGATATCATTGGGTGTAGCCAAACGGGTAGTGGAAAGACCCATGCTTTTTTAATACCTATTTTTGAAAACTTAGATCTTATTGAAAAAGATGTTCAAGTTGTTATTTGCTCTCCAACTAGAGAATTAGCTAATCAAATCTATAAAAACGCTAAACAAATTGCTGAAGAATCAGAAACGTTTATCGATATCAGAAAATATACTGGTGGTTCTAATCGTACTAAAGAAGTAGAACGATTAAAAAAATCACAACCAGCTATCGTCATCGGTACTCCAGGTAAAATTAAAGATTTAGCTGTTAAAGAAAATGTCTTAAACATTTATAAAGCTGATACATTCGTTGTAGATGAAGCCGATATGGCTCTAGAAATTGGTTTCTTAGAGGATATTGACACAATTGCAGGTCTAATGAAGGACGAACTTCAAATGATGGTCTTCAGCGCAACTATACCGGAAAAACTTAAACCATTTTTACGTAAATATATGAATAACCCTTATGAGGTTTATATAAAACCTAGAGAGTTATCTAGTTTAAATATAGAACACATCTTCTTACCAATAAAATCATCAGAAAGATATACTGTTTTAGAAAGACTAGTAGGAGTTATTAATCCTTATGTAGCAATCATTTTCTGTAATACAAAAGAAGTAGTTGAAGAACTTGGTTCTAAATTATATGCTAAAGGACTTAAAGTAACTAAAATTCATGGTAATATTCCACCACGTGAAAGAAAACGTGTTATGGAACGTATTAACAAAGGTGAATTTCAATATGTCGTTGCTAGTGATATTGCTAGTAGAGGGATTGATATTGACGGTGTAAGCCATGTAATTAACTACGAATTACCAAAAGATATGGAATTTTATATCCATCGTTCAGGTAGAACTGGTCGTGCTAACTATACAGGTATGGCAATTAGTTTATACAGTACCAACGCTAATGATGGTAATTATATTGATTTCTTAGAAAATAAAGGAATCAAAATTGTATATAAAGATATTAAGAATGACGAATTAGTTGATCGTAGAGAAAGAAAAGAACGTATTAAACGTGAACATGTTACCGCAGGTTTTGATAAAAACACAGTTAACGTTAAGAAAAAGAATAAAAAAGTAAAACCAGGATACAAAAAAAGATATCACTCAAAACTCCAAAGAGAAAAGATGAAATCAATTCGTAAAAGAGGGAAATAA
- the recN gene encoding DNA repair protein RecN — MLSYISVKNFAIIENIEVEFKKGMTSLTGETGAGKSLLIDAIGLLLGDRATSNIVRTGSNKAEVEGIFNFHNPEITRILNNLGIDALNNELVIRRQITPSNNNIIKVNSQTVTLKDLKEITSKLADIHTQMDTHRLINPLTYLDIIDGFKRSKIEDLTAAYQENLKEYKSDLKELKRLENSNNDLLERLDLMRFQLKEIESYDLEITEEETLEQEVEKLENFDKIYQSLQQAKQLLESTNAIASIYDASKYLEEISDINESYKELLNRFNSSYFELDDACQELSNEASNLDFNPTLLDGYQERLNSLDSLKRKYKKSIPEILEYHKKIKKDINNIDNFDEVINNQIEKVKTSFNVCLKSAKIITSLREEISKFIEVELLKILADLELDKTDFKVCFNEVNSDDYKSSSIFFENGIDEVDFLLTTNVGEPKKSLSKSASGGEMSRIMLGFKNLLTKSLGLSLIIFDEIDTGVSGYVANQVAKKMVEIANNTQVICITHIPQVASISNHHLKISKSVSDGRTSAHIKELYDKDRVLEIAEMISGDIVTEASINTAKELLDNKKSLFR, encoded by the coding sequence ATGCTTTCATACATTAGTGTTAAAAACTTCGCAATTATTGAAAATATCGAAGTTGAGTTTAAAAAAGGAATGACATCCTTAACCGGTGAAACTGGTGCAGGAAAAAGTTTGCTAATCGATGCGATTGGTCTTTTGTTAGGAGACCGAGCAACTAGTAATATAGTAAGAACAGGTAGCAATAAAGCAGAAGTTGAAGGAATCTTTAACTTCCATAATCCTGAAATTACTAGGATATTAAACAATCTAGGTATCGATGCACTAAATAATGAACTAGTTATTAGAAGACAAATTACTCCTTCAAATAACAATATTATCAAAGTAAATAGCCAGACTGTAACTTTGAAAGATCTAAAAGAAATCACTTCAAAACTAGCAGATATCCATACGCAAATGGATACGCATAGACTAATAAATCCCCTAACTTATTTAGACATTATTGACGGTTTTAAAAGAAGCAAGATTGAGGATTTAACTGCTGCTTATCAAGAAAATCTTAAAGAATATAAGAGTGATTTAAAAGAATTAAAGCGTCTCGAAAATTCTAATAATGATCTTCTCGAAAGATTAGATCTTATGCGATTTCAGTTAAAAGAAATCGAGTCTTATGATTTAGAAATCACCGAAGAAGAAACATTAGAACAAGAAGTTGAAAAACTCGAAAACTTCGATAAAATCTATCAATCATTACAACAAGCTAAGCAACTTCTAGAATCAACTAATGCAATAGCATCGATTTATGATGCAAGTAAGTATCTAGAAGAAATAAGTGATATCAATGAAAGTTATAAGGAACTTCTAAATCGTTTTAATTCAAGTTATTTCGAACTTGATGACGCATGCCAAGAACTAAGTAATGAAGCTAGTAATCTTGATTTTAATCCAACATTATTGGATGGTTACCAGGAAAGATTAAATAGTTTAGATAGTCTAAAAAGAAAGTATAAAAAAAGTATCCCAGAAATCCTGGAATACCATAAAAAAATAAAAAAAGATATTAATAATATTGATAACTTCGATGAAGTTATCAACAATCAAATTGAGAAAGTAAAAACCAGTTTCAATGTTTGCTTGAAAAGCGCAAAAATTATTACTTCTTTACGTGAAGAAATAAGTAAATTTATTGAAGTAGAACTTTTAAAAATCCTCGCTGATTTAGAACTTGATAAAACTGATTTTAAAGTCTGTTTTAATGAAGTGAATAGTGATGATTATAAATCAAGTTCAATTTTCTTTGAAAATGGAATTGATGAAGTAGATTTCTTATTAACTACAAATGTTGGTGAACCTAAGAAATCACTAAGTAAAAGTGCTAGTGGTGGAGAGATGAGTCGGATTATGTTAGGGTTTAAAAACCTTCTAACTAAATCACTCGGATTAAGCCTTATAATCTTTGACGAGATAGACACTGGAGTTAGTGGTTATGTTGCTAATCAAGTTGCCAAGAAAATGGTAGAGATAGCAAATAATACGCAAGTTATCTGTATTACTCATATCCCCCAAGTAGCTAGTATTTCTAATCATCATTTAAAAATAAGTAAAAGTGTAAGCGATGGAAGAACTAGTGCTCATATTAAAGAATTGTATGATAAGGATCGAGTTCTAGAAATAGCTGAAATGATTAGTGGTGACATTGTCACTGAAGCTAGTATTAATACCGCAAAAGAATTATTAGACAATAAAAAAAGCCTATTTAGATAG
- the xseB gene encoding Exodeoxyribonuclease 7 small subunit, which produces MSEEKSFEKALEELEVLVKELENGEIELSKAVNKYNEGMQLSKYCHDLLKDAENVIVKMMKDDKLVDFNE; this is translated from the coding sequence TGAAGAAAAAAGCTTTGAAAAAGCACTAGAAGAATTAGAGGTGCTTGTCAAAGAATTAGAAAATGGAGAAATCGAATTAAGTAAAGCAGTTAATAAATACAATGAAGGTATGCAGTTAAGTAAGTATTGTCATGATTTATTAAAAGACGCTGAAAATGTAATTGTGAAAATGATGAAAGACGACAAATTAGTAGATTTTAACGAATAA
- the dxs_2 gene encoding 1-deoxy-D-xylulose-5-phosphate synthase, whose amino-acid sequence MDLYNIEDPNFLNELSTKELQELSEEIRQFIIDKVSKTGGHLSSNLGVVELTVALHRVFDSPKDKLIFDVGHQAYTHKILTGRAKEFDTLRKYQGLSGYLKRSESPHDIYEAGHSSTSIAAAAGIEFSKKYTKDSHKIIPIIGDGALTGGMAFEALNFLGGNKDHQPIIILNDNEMSISENIGYLSNVLNEIRGKVTYRKLKTKTIRFMPKFLRKLTSKVERGIKGFLTNNTIFDDLGFSYYGPINGHNMKELIKYLEIAKKANKPCVIHVLTVKGKGYKFSENEKTGTWHGVSPFNKETGLSLAVKEENILSWSEIIAHYMSDYARKNEKFTIVVPAMIGGSGLLEYQKEFPNRIIDVGIAEQMAVTMSSGFAIENVDVFVPLYSTFLQRAYDQVNHDVARQNLKVVFGIDRAGVVGADGETHQGIYDIPLLRHIPNMTITHPRTPEEAYELLNYGFKENTGPFVIRYERGTFEFDKTKPITDKVATLKWDIINEGNDLVFIAFGSILNDYLKVVKEEKLSVKIVNAKTIKPLDKDMINQVIKMDKPIIIYEESALLGGFGSSVLEYLTINNLPTKHIHLMGIGDEYVNHGSKKEILAELKLDVKSTINKTKELIK is encoded by the coding sequence GTGGATTTATACAATATTGAGGATCCTAACTTTTTAAATGAGTTATCCACAAAAGAACTACAAGAACTAAGTGAAGAAATTAGACAGTTTATTATTGATAAGGTTTCAAAAACAGGAGGACATTTATCCTCTAATTTAGGCGTTGTAGAACTAACAGTAGCCTTACATAGAGTTTTTGATTCACCGAAAGATAAACTGATTTTTGATGTTGGACATCAAGCATATACCCATAAAATTCTAACAGGTAGAGCAAAAGAATTTGATACATTAAGAAAGTATCAAGGTCTTTCAGGTTACCTAAAAAGAAGTGAATCACCTCATGACATATATGAAGCTGGACATAGTTCAACTTCAATCGCAGCTGCTGCGGGGATTGAGTTTAGTAAAAAATACACCAAGGATTCACACAAAATAATCCCAATAATTGGTGATGGGGCATTAACCGGAGGAATGGCTTTTGAAGCTTTAAATTTCCTTGGTGGAAACAAAGATCACCAACCAATTATTATCTTAAACGATAATGAAATGAGTATTAGTGAAAACATCGGGTACTTATCAAATGTTTTAAATGAAATAAGAGGTAAAGTAACTTATCGAAAACTAAAAACTAAAACAATTCGTTTTATGCCTAAATTCCTAAGAAAACTTACTTCTAAAGTCGAAAGAGGAATCAAAGGATTCTTAACAAATAATACAATATTTGATGATTTAGGATTTTCATATTACGGACCGATCAACGGTCACAATATGAAAGAATTAATCAAATATTTAGAAATAGCTAAGAAGGCTAATAAACCTTGTGTTATCCACGTTTTAACTGTTAAAGGTAAAGGATACAAATTCAGTGAAAACGAGAAGACAGGTACATGGCATGGTGTTAGCCCGTTTAATAAAGAGACAGGACTATCACTAGCAGTAAAAGAAGAAAACATCTTATCTTGGAGTGAGATTATTGCTCATTATATGAGTGATTACGCTCGTAAAAATGAGAAGTTCACTATCGTTGTACCAGCAATGATTGGTGGGAGTGGCTTATTAGAATATCAAAAGGAATTCCCTAACCGAATTATCGATGTTGGAATTGCTGAGCAAATGGCGGTTACTATGAGTAGCGGTTTTGCTATTGAAAACGTTGATGTATTTGTACCACTCTATTCAACATTCTTACAACGAGCATACGATCAAGTAAATCATGATGTAGCTAGACAAAATCTAAAAGTAGTATTCGGAATTGATCGAGCTGGAGTTGTTGGTGCTGATGGGGAAACTCATCAAGGTATTTATGATATTCCATTATTAAGACATATTCCTAATATGACAATAACTCATCCCCGTACCCCAGAAGAAGCATATGAGTTACTTAATTACGGATTCAAAGAGAATACCGGACCATTTGTAATTAGATATGAACGTGGTACTTTTGAGTTTGATAAAACAAAACCAATCACTGATAAAGTAGCTACTCTTAAGTGGGACATTATCAATGAAGGTAATGATTTAGTATTTATTGCTTTTGGTAGTATTCTAAATGATTACTTAAAAGTAGTAAAAGAAGAAAAATTAAGTGTGAAAATCGTGAATGCTAAAACGATTAAACCATTAGACAAAGATATGATAAATCAAGTAATTAAAATGGACAAACCAATAATTATATATGAAGAATCAGCATTATTAGGTGGATTTGGTAGTAGTGTATTAGAATACTTAACAATCAATAATTTACCTACTAAACATATTCATTTAATGGGAATTGGTGATGAATATGTTAATCATGGTTCAAAAAAAGAAATTTTAGCTGAGTTAAAATTAGATGTTAAGAGTACTATTAATAAGACAAAAGAACTTATAAAGTAG
- the ispH gene encoding 4-hydroxy-3-methylbut-2-enyl diphosphate reductase, which translates to MKTVKLSPRGYCHGVVNAINTISNLTNLSTFKTITILGMVIHNKQVVDFFKEKGIKTIHSTSKTRLELLDEIDEGTVVFTAHGVSPEVYKKAKEKGLEVIDTTCADVTKTQKEVRDYSDQGYDVFFIGKKHHPESEAADGISKNVHVIENIDDLRKATINNDKIAVTNQTTMSLYDIYILAEEIRKIYPTIVFIDEICNATRVRQEAVRNQDKSIDHCFVVGDKLSNNSLNLVHVSKTIANISATLVENIEDINIENLKLYNKVSVTSGASTPTRVTNEVIKFLENFDKDNFSTHDNRSKIELNNLIAIKNRSKI; encoded by the coding sequence ATGAAAACAGTAAAACTTTCCCCTCGTGGATATTGCCATGGGGTTGTAAACGCAATAAATACTATATCAAATCTAACCAATTTGTCAACCTTTAAAACAATAACCATCCTCGGAATGGTTATCCACAACAAGCAAGTTGTTGATTTTTTTAAGGAAAAGGGCATAAAAACAATTCATTCTACATCAAAAACAAGATTAGAATTACTTGATGAAATTGATGAAGGAACTGTTGTCTTTACAGCACACGGAGTTAGCCCCGAAGTCTATAAAAAGGCTAAAGAAAAAGGTTTAGAAGTAATTGATACTACTTGTGCTGATGTTACTAAAACACAAAAAGAAGTTAGAGATTATAGTGATCAAGGCTATGATGTTTTCTTTATAGGAAAAAAACATCATCCCGAAAGTGAAGCGGCTGATGGGATTAGTAAAAATGTGCATGTTATTGAAAACATTGATGATTTAAGAAAAGCAACGATTAATAACGATAAAATCGCTGTTACTAATCAAACAACAATGAGTTTGTATGATATTTACATTTTAGCTGAAGAGATTAGAAAGATTTATCCGACTATTGTCTTCATTGATGAAATATGTAATGCGACTAGAGTTCGTCAAGAAGCTGTGAGAAATCAAGATAAATCAATTGATCATTGTTTCGTTGTTGGTGATAAACTTTCAAACAATTCACTTAACTTAGTTCATGTTTCCAAAACAATTGCTAATATTTCTGCAACTCTTGTTGAAAATATTGAAGATATAAATATAGAGAATTTAAAACTATATAATAAGGTTAGTGTTACTAGTGGTGCTTCGACACCAACAAGAGTAACTAATGAGGTTATTAAGTTTCTCGAGAACTTTGATAAAGATAACTTTAGTACTCACGATAATCGTTCTAAAATTGAATTAAACAATTTAATCGCAATAAAAAACCGCTCTAAAATTTAG
- a CDS encoding Helix-turn-helix domain protein produces MNNLGTRLKRIREDKGFPQKLIADHLGLHRSNYSKIESNIQRLTPKQIKLFCEFCDVSADYLLGVESKNKVVISTQDRDELVDKIEYIKSLLNK; encoded by the coding sequence ATGAATAATTTAGGAACTAGATTAAAAAGAATCAGGGAAGACAAAGGTTTTCCGCAAAAACTAATCGCAGATCATTTAGGTTTACATCGTTCTAACTATAGTAAAATAGAAAGTAATATTCAGAGATTAACGCCAAAACAAATCAAATTATTTTGTGAGTTTTGTGATGTTAGTGCTGATTATTTACTCGGGGTTGAATCTAAGAACAAAGTAGTTATAAGTACTCAAGATCGTGATGAACTAGTTGATAAAATCGAATACATTAAATCGTTATTAAATAAATAA
- the nfo gene encoding putative endonuclease 4 translates to MLKIGSHVSMNGKEMLVGSVKEALSYNANSFMIYTGAPQNTRRKPTSEIGIEEAFALMKEHNLSLDDVVVHAPYVMNLANGDPEKRQFAVDFLTSEIKRTAAIGAKQIVLHPGAHVKQGPEIGIKHIIEGLNKVVENTKDLNVLIALETMAGKGTEIGRNFEELKAIIDGVTNNERISVCFDTCHTHDAGYLTKDNFDKVIEDFDRIVGKERITVFHINDSKNVLGASKDRHENIGFGFIGFESLNYIVNHPDFMNVPKILETPYVTEQEDSKDKSLPPYKYEIEMFRKQIFNENIMNEIRNK, encoded by the coding sequence ATGTTGAAAATTGGGAGTCACGTTTCAATGAATGGAAAAGAAATGTTAGTTGGTAGTGTTAAAGAAGCGCTTAGTTATAACGCTAACAGTTTTATGATATATACAGGTGCACCACAAAATACAAGAAGAAAACCTACAAGTGAAATAGGAATTGAAGAAGCATTTGCTTTGATGAAAGAGCATAATCTTTCATTAGACGATGTTGTTGTTCATGCTCCTTATGTTATGAACTTAGCTAACGGGGATCCAGAAAAAAGACAATTCGCAGTTGATTTTTTAACAAGTGAAATCAAAAGAACAGCAGCAATTGGTGCGAAACAAATCGTTTTACATCCCGGAGCTCATGTTAAACAAGGTCCCGAAATAGGTATTAAACATATTATTGAAGGTTTAAATAAGGTTGTTGAAAATACAAAAGACTTAAATGTATTAATAGCTTTAGAAACAATGGCAGGTAAAGGTACAGAAATTGGTAGAAATTTTGAAGAGTTAAAGGCAATCATTGACGGAGTAACAAACAATGAAAGAATTAGTGTTTGTTTTGATACTTGTCATACTCATGATGCTGGTTATCTAACAAAAGATAACTTTGACAAAGTTATCGAAGATTTCGACCGTATTGTTGGAAAAGAAAGAATTACGGTATTTCATATCAATGATTCTAAAAATGTTCTAGGTGCTTCAAAAGATCGACATGAAAATATTGGATTTGGATTTATTGGTTTTGAATCATTAAATTATATCGTAAATCATCCTGATTTCATGAATGTCCCGAAAATTTTAGAAACACCATATGTTACTGAACAAGAAGATTCAAAAGATAAAAGTCTACCACCATATAAATATGAAATTGAAATGTTTAGAAAGCAAATATTTAACGAAAACATTATGAACGAAATTAGAAACAAGTAA
- the immR_3 gene encoding HTH-type transcriptional regulator ImmR translates to MKESKVANVLINLRKQHGYTQSDLAEKLGVSFQAVSKWERGENLPDAFTLVELADIYSITVDEILHGKVNIKELSPNKHKRKTIILGIAVAMIIIAPASIFVLGYDNWNLYIPIILVVTAISVLLMIYSTMSEERLKNYSNVTREQKRKEEIIYAICTGVFMVLGLGFQLFHIAWVVFIFGYAATLIVKK, encoded by the coding sequence ATGAAAGAAAGTAAAGTAGCAAATGTATTAATTAATCTTAGAAAACAACATGGATATACCCAAAGTGATCTTGCTGAAAAGCTAGGTGTTTCCTTTCAAGCCGTGAGTAAATGGGAAAGAGGAGAGAATCTTCCTGATGCATTTACTTTAGTTGAACTTGCAGATATTTATAGTATTACTGTTGATGAAATCTTACATGGAAAAGTTAACATTAAAGAGTTATCCCCTAATAAACATAAAAGAAAGACTATAATCTTAGGAATTGCAGTTGCGATGATTATAATTGCTCCAGCTTCAATTTTTGTATTAGGTTATGATAATTGGAATTTGTATATCCCAATTATATTAGTAGTTACTGCAATTAGTGTCTTATTAATGATCTATTCTACAATGAGTGAGGAAAGACTAAAGAATTATAGTAATGTTACAAGAGAGCAAAAAAGAAAAGAAGAAATCATTTATGCAATATGTACAGGTGTTTTTATGGTATTAGGACTAGGATTTCAGCTGTTTCATATTGCTTGGGTAGTCTTTATATTTGGCTATGCAGCTACATTAATAGTAAAAAAATAG
- the dinB_2 gene encoding DNA polymerase IV, with protein MEKKYRVIFHIDLNAFFASCEMAQDETLRDKPIGIGGTTNRGVLSTANYVARKFGVSSAMNVVEAKRLCPNLILLPVNFDLYNDYSEKFFGLLGEYASEIEKGSIDEGYIDVTELSDTIHPLDLAKEIQTRLLDEYKLPVSIGIAPNMFLAKMASDMKKPLGITVLRKRDVEEKLWPLPIEEMYGIGKKTYPNLKLLGINTIGDLVKYDNDKKLAIVLGNRIDEFKDKARGIGSNKVDPYRHVEMKSIGNSSTYMQDLYEYQDILEKLTSLTRKVTKRIQDDNSVCKTISIQVRYNDFTQINRSFTLDYYTDNFFEIYEVVERLYDDNQGDKPVRLLGVSVSNIIESKNNIKQLNIFKVEEYTEKEEAVKNLLDSINNAYGQKIIKRGSKK; from the coding sequence ATGGAAAAAAAATATCGTGTTATTTTTCACATAGATTTAAATGCTTTTTTCGCAAGTTGTGAAATGGCGCAAGATGAAACTTTGAGAGACAAACCAATTGGTATTGGTGGAACGACTAATCGTGGTGTTTTATCAACTGCTAACTATGTTGCTAGGAAATTTGGAGTTAGTAGTGCGATGAATGTTGTAGAAGCGAAAAGACTTTGTCCCAATCTGATTCTTTTACCTGTGAATTTTGATTTATATAATGATTATAGTGAAAAGTTTTTTGGATTACTCGGGGAATATGCTAGTGAAATAGAAAAAGGCAGTATTGATGAAGGGTATATTGATGTTACTGAATTAAGTGATACTATTCATCCCCTTGATTTAGCTAAGGAAATTCAAACCAGATTACTAGATGAATACAAACTCCCAGTAAGTATCGGGATTGCTCCTAATATGTTTTTAGCTAAAATGGCTAGTGATATGAAGAAACCACTAGGAATTACTGTTTTAAGAAAACGTGATGTCGAAGAGAAATTATGGCCCTTACCAATTGAAGAGATGTATGGTATCGGAAAGAAGACTTATCCAAATTTGAAGTTACTTGGAATCAATACGATCGGTGATTTGGTTAAATATGATAACGATAAGAAACTAGCAATAGTTTTGGGTAATAGAATTGATGAATTTAAAGATAAAGCACGGGGAATTGGTTCTAATAAAGTAGATCCATATCGTCATGTTGAAATGAAGAGTATTGGAAACAGTAGTACTTATATGCAAGATTTATATGAGTATCAAGATATTCTAGAAAAACTTACTAGTTTAACAAGAAAGGTCACTAAAAGAATTCAAGATGACAATAGTGTGTGTAAAACGATTAGTATTCAAGTAAGATACAATGATTTTACACAAATTAATCGAAGTTTTACGCTTGATTATTACACTGATAATTTCTTTGAAATATATGAAGTTGTCGAAAGATTATACGATGACAATCAAGGTGATAAACCAGTTAGATTGCTTGGTGTAAGTGTTTCTAACATAATTGAAAGTAAGAATAATATTAAACAATTAAATATTTTCAAAGTTGAAGAATATACCGAAAAAGAAGAAGCTGTAAAAAATTTACTTGATAGTATAAATAATGCATATGGTCAAAAAATAATAAAAAGAGGGTCTAAAAAATAG